The stretch of DNA GCGTCGCGCAGCTCTACCACGAGTTCGTCGAGCCGCGCGAACACGTCTTCCAGGTGTCCTTCGCCGGCGCGTCCTGGATCGACGCACCGCCGGTCAGCGTCACCATCGAAACCCCGCGAGACCGCCTCACCTTCCTGGAGCTCGACGCCAGCCGCCTCGATCGCGGCGAAATCGCGTCGGGACTGACCACCAGCGTCTGGTACCGGTGACCGGCCGGGGGGTTTCATGCTGACTCGCGCACGCATCGCCTGCGGGATCGTGGCCGCATTGACTGCGGTCGCGCCCCTGGTCCATGCCGCCAGGCCAACGCCCCCGGTGGCGCCGGCGGTACAGGCGCCGCTTCCGCACGAGCCCGACGCTTCGGAGCGCGACGCCACCAGCCTCGGCCGCGCCGTCGACCTGTGGCTCAAAGGCGATCTCTACGGCGCCAGCGCGCTGCTGGAAACCATCGACATCGGACCCGGTTCCCCGTTTCCCTTTGCGGACCGCGCCGCGTTTCTGCTGGCCGACGCATACCTGCGCACCGGGAACGCCGGCGGGTTCGCGCGTGTCGCGTCCCTGGCCGGTGACGGGAACGGCACGCCCTACCGGCGCTGGATCCGCTACGCCGAACTGTTGCGCGCCAACGCCAACCCGGGTGCTTCCGGTCCGGTAAACGACGTGCCCGAGTCCTTCCCAGGCGCCGATGTGCTCGCTGCCGCACTCCTGCTCGACGCGGACCGGGCCAACGACGCACTCGACCTGCTGGACCGCAACCCGGCGGCCGGCCCCCTCGCCTCGGTGCAACTCTGCCTGCGCGCGCTGGCGCGTGAGGCCACCGGCGCCGACGCCACCGCAAACTGGGGCGAGATTGCGCGGCGCAAACCGTCCGGTCCGCTGGAGGCGGAACTCGTGGGCGCCGCCGGCATTCGCTTTGCGCTGGCCCGCATGGACGCAGGCGATACCGACGCCGCCGCGAGTGCGCTGGAGCGTGTGCCGGACAACAGCCGCTATGCCCTGCGCGCCGCGCACATGCGTGGTGTCATGGCCGTGGAGGCGGGCGACACCGCCACCGCGGGGCGCATTCTTTCGCGCCTGGTGGACGAACACCCGGAGTACGAGGACATCCGCGACGTGAAGCTGGCCATGGGCGGCGTGTCCATGGCGCGTCATCACTGGCACGCTGCGCTGCGCTACTTCGAATCGGCGGAAGACTCCTGGCAGGACGAACAGCGTTCGCTGGCGCGCATCGCGCTGCCGGACAACGTCGACGATGCCTGGAACGCGTGGGGCGAAAACCAGCGTTGGCGCGAGGAGATCCGTCTCTCTCCCGAAATCCTGCTGGGCGTCATCGACGGCCTTGCCGGTGCGTCGCTCGACCTGCACGGCCAGGTCTCACTGGATCCGGCCAAGGATCTGGCGCGAACGCTGTGGCCGGCCGGCCTCTCCGCGCCCGCCACCGCCGCGTGGGACAGCTCGGGCGCACTGGCCCGCCACGCGCCCTCCGCGCCGGAGTGGGCCACGTTGCGCGCCCTGCAGGCACAGCAGCAGGACGCGCGCGCACGGCTGGCGCTGCAGGATCACGTGATTGCCAGGCGACGCGAGGAAATCGCACGCCGGATCAGCTACCTCGATATCGGCGCGATCAAGGCCGATTCCAACGCGGTGCAACTGTCGCGCGCGGTGATCCGTCTGGAGGCGATACTCGCCGGTCTGGACGCGTCCCGCCGGCAACTCGACGCGGTGCGCGACAGCATGCTGGTGCAGATCAGCCGGCGCACGCGTGACATGCTGACGGGGCTCGAGCGCGACCTCCTGTTCATGCGCGCCGTGCGCCACTTCCACGTCGACGGCCCCAACCTGGAGCGGCCGGAGAAGCTGCCCGACGGCGTCCCCCCCGCCGCGGAGCTGCTCGCGCGCGAGGACTCCCTGTCACACGAGTCCAGCGCCTTCATCACCGAGTTCGCGCGCCGCTACCCGGACATCATCAACCGGTCCTTCGATGAGTACTGGCGGCCCCGCCTGATGGTGGATGTCGAGGGCCTGCTGGGCGACCTGCGCATCGAACTGGCCCACGCCCGCGGTATTCGCGCCGGTATCGACTCCACCGTGGCGGCGTTCGCAACCGACCCGGTGCTGATGGCCGAGCTCGCTCGCCGCGACCACATGGCCGCCAGCGCGGACTCCCTGGACGCCGTGGAACGAGGCATGCGCCGCGTCATCGCACAAACCGTGGCCGCGCGCGGGCGGGTGCTGCTCGCCACCGAGCGGGAGAGAATCGACTACCATATTGCGGACGCGGCCTACGAACTCACCGTCGCGACCGCAACCGACACCGTCACCAACCGCAACGCCGAACTGGTGAGGCCGCTCCGCAACCGTTCCATCGCGTACCTCGAGGCGTTCCTCGAGCACCACCCGCAAAGCATCGCGCGCGGCGAGGCGCGCTTCCGGCTGGCCGACATGCAACTGCTCGCCGCCCGCGATGAGTTCCAGATCAGGATGCGCGACTTTCTCGGCGACAGGCCGGCGTCGGAGGACCTCGGCAACCGCGCGCTCGCGCCCTTCATGAACTACGAGCCCGCCATTGCGCTGTACCAGGCCATCCTGGACGAGGACCCGGAGTTCCCGCACACGGATGCTGTGCTCTTCAACCTGGGCATGATCCTCTCCGACGACGGCCGCCCGGAGGCCGACCAGTACCTCGCGCGGCTGGTGCGCGACCACCCGCAGGCGCCCGACGCGCAGGAGGCCTGGCTGCGCATGGGCAGCGACCGCTTCGACCGCAAGGAGTACAGCGACTGCGTGCCCTACTTCGAGCAGGCGGCGGCGGGAAGCGACCCGTCGTTCACCGCCATCGCCCTCTACAAGCTGGGCTGGGCGGAGTTCGCGCGCGACCGCTTCGAGCAGTCGACCGATTCGTTCCGTCGCCTGATGGATCACTACGCGGCCCACGGCGACATCGCGCGCAGCATGGACCTGCGCGACGAGGCGCGCGAGTACCTGGTGCACTCGCTGGCCCGCGCCGGCGGCGCCAGCGCCTTCCAGCGCTACTTCGATTCGCTGGGCCCGCGCGACTACGAGTCCGACATCCTGCTCTCGCTGGGCCACCTGATGCGCAGCGTGAGTCTGTACGAGGACGCCATCGCCTGCGACGAGCTGTGGCTCGCCCGCTATCCAAGGGACCCGCGCGCGCTGGAGATTGCGGAGCGCATGGTGGAGACCTATCGGCGCTCCAGCAAACCCGACCTGGCGCGCGAGGCACGCCTCGCGCAGGCGCAGCGCTTCCTGCCCGGCAGCCCGTGGTACCAGGCGAACACCGACCCCGCCACCCGAGCCGCCGGCGAGGCGTTCGCGCAGGGTGCGTTGCGCGCTAACGCGGCCTACCACCACCGCCGCGCGCGCGACAACGACGACCCGGCCAGCTGGCGGCTCGCGCTCACCAACTACGAGCAGTACCTGCAGCACTGGCCGAACGCGGGCGACGCCACGCGCATCCACTTCTTTGCCGGTGAGGCCGCCACCCGGCTCACGGCGTATCCGCGCTCGTTGCAGCACCTGGCGGCGGCGTCGAAGAGCGACTCCACCGCGCTCGCGCTGGAGGCGACCTGGCAGCAGGTGGCGGTGACCGACACCTGGTACCGTTCGACGCACACCGAGGCCGGCCACGGCACGGACTCGCTGGCCACCGTGCTCATCGCCTCCGGGCGCGCCTTCGTGCAGCGCTTCCCCACCGATCCGCGCTGCGCGGACATTGTGTGGCGCCAGGGCAACGTGGCCTACGCACACGCGTGGTATCCCGATGCGGCGGCCATCTTTGAGACTTTCGGCAACACCTATCCCGCCGACAGCCGCGCCGCGCGCGGCGCGCGCCTGGGCGGTGACGCGCACTACAAGCGCGCCGACTTCCACGCCGCCGGGATTGCCTATCGCCGCGCGGTGGATCTGGCCACGCAGAGCGGTGAGGACTCGCTGGTCGCAGCGGTGAAACCAACCATTCCACTGTGCGACTACAAGCACGCCGAGTCGGTCGCCGCGGCGGACAGCGTGCGCGGACCTTTCCAGGCCGCGCCCCTGTTTGCGGGCGTGGCCACGGAGTTCCCCGCGTATCCGCACGCCGACCTCGCGCTCTACCGCGCGGGGCTCGGGTACGCCTCCGGACTGAAGTATCGCGACGCCACCGTCGCGTGGGAACGCCTGCTCGCGACCTACCCGGAGAGCGAGTATGCGCGCGACAGCGCCATCCAGATTGCGCGCACCCACGAAGCGGCCGGCGATACGCCGGGCGCGGCCGCGGCTTATGAACGCTTCTCACGCCTGTATGTGAAGGACCCGGACGCACCCGCGGCCCTGATCAAGGCCGCGGACATGCTGGCGGACGCGGGCGATGCGGGCGGCGCGGAACGCATGCGCAGCATCTTCATCCAACGATTCCCCGGCGACACGCAGACGGTGATGGAGATTCGCGCCTCGCGCGCCAGCCAGGAACTCGCGCGCGTCCGCGACGGCGCCGCGTCGATGTCCGTGCTGATGGCGAAACCGGGCGCCAACACGTCCTCGTCGGAACTGCGGGAGTACCTGGCGCTGGCGAAGGAGCACCCGGAGATGGCGTCGCCCGTCATCCTGGCCCAGGTGGACTACTACGACGCCGAAGAGTCATTCGCAAGCTTCAGCGCCATGCGGCTCACGCAACCGCTGCCGGCATCGCTGGAAAAAAAGAAGCAGGCGCTGGAGTCGCTGCTCGAGAAATACAACACGTGCTCCGGCCACGGCGTGGCGGAGTACACGCGCGCGTCGGCCTACCGCATCGGGCAGGCGCTGGTGGGCTTTGGCGACGCGCTCATGCAGAGCGAGCGCCCGGGGGACCTCGAGGGTGAGGACCTGCTCGCGTACGAGGACGTGATCGAAGAGCAGGCGTGGGTGTTCTACGACCGCGGCGAAAACGTGTGGTCGGACATGCTGCGCCAGATCGGCGACACGCCGGACGATCCCGGGCAATGGATTGCCCACACGCGCGCGGCGCTGTGGCCCCGGCTCTCGCAGCGGTTCATGTACCGGCCCGAGCCGGAGTATCCCGTGCTCGTGGCCAGACCGCCCGCGGAGCCGGAAACCGACTAGCAACTCCGAATATCGCGGGCGGGAACGGGGCTTGCGTAAGCGTCAGGAGCGGACTCCCGGCATGTGCACCGGGAACGACAGGAAACAATGCGGACAACCACGATGAATCGCCTTGCATCGCGCACGGGTGCCGTGCGGCTGGCCCGGGCCGCGGCCATGCTGCTGGTGTGCGGCCCGCTGATGGGCGCCGTGGGTGGCTGCAGCATGCTGGGCATGGGCGGCGGTCACAAACCGGCCGAGAAGATGAGTGGCGACGCGCGCCGCGACATGCTCGCCGAGGCCGGGGCCCGCGCGGCGCAGTACCCGGAAGAGCCCTACTGGCCCTGCCGCATGGGCGAGGTGTACGCGGCCATGGATTCGACCGACGCGGCGGTGGCCGCGCTGCGCACCGCGCTGGCGCGCGACGCGGACTACGCGCCCGCCATTTCGCTCCTGTCACGCATCCAGTACGCGTCCGGCGAGCACGCCGAGGCCATCGCAATGCTCGACGGGTACATCGCGGCGCACCCCGGCGCGCCCGACGAGTTGCGCGCCGCGCTGGCGCTGCACCTCGATGCCGTCGACGAGGTGGAACGCGCCGAGGCGGCCATCGCCGCCTGCACCGGCAATTCCGGCGACGTCTACGCCGCGCGCACCTACCTGTCGCTGCGCGGCAACGCGCCCGCATCGGCGCTGACCATCGCGAAGGCGGCGCTGGACGCCGACGGCAGCGCGGTCAACTACAACAACTACGGCGTCGCGTTACTGCACGCCGGACGGCCCATCGAGGCGCGCGACGCGTTCCGCAGGGCGCTGGATCGCAACGCGTCGCTCGCGGGCGCGCTCTACAACATGTCGCTCATCGAGGTGTTCTACTTCTTTGACGAGAGCGCCGGCCGGCAGTGGTTCGATCGCTACACGCAGGTGGCGCTGGAAGATCCGGACGATCTCGCGTCGGTTTTCAAGGTGGACATGACGCGGCTTTCGCGTCCGGGCGCAACCCGATAGCAGGCAGGCAAGCATGGGTAACACAGGGAACGGAGTATCCGCGCCCCGCGGGGCGCTGCTGATGGCGCTCGCCGTGGCGCTGCTGGTCGTGGCGGCGGGATCGCCGCGCGCCCAGGCGCCGGCTACGTCACCGTCCAAGACCGCGACAAAGCCATCGGTTACCCCGCCACGCACCGCCGCCGTCAAAACGCCGGTGCGCCGCACCGAGGCGGTGCGCACGCTCGATGCCATCAACATCGAGGGCGAGATCGCGGTGCCCCAGGTTCTGTTCATCACCGCCCGCGACGTCCGCCGCTACCGCGACGGACTGGGGCTGAAGTTTCAGTTGAGCGCTTTCGAAGCGGGCCGATCCGCCGTGCTGCCCTCGCGGCTGCGGGTTGCCCCACAGCAGCAGTCACAATAAGGAGGAGTGACAATGAATCCAATCTCCGCGTTTGCGGATTTCTTCAAGAACGGGGGACCGTTCATGTACGTGATTCTCGGAACCGCGGTGGCAATCCTTGCCGTCGCCGCCGAGCGCTTCTGGGTGATCGCGCGCGCCGCGTCGGTCAACAGCGCCAAGTTCACCCGCGACGTCGTGCAGCGCGTCGCCAAGGGCGACATGACCGGCGCCGCCGACCTGTGCCGCCGGGTCAAGAGCCCGGTGGGCGCGGTGGCGCACGCCATCGTGTCGCGCAACGACAGCGACGAGGAACGCCTGATGAACGCCGCCGACGGCGCGGCCACCATCGTGCTGCCGCCGCTCTCGCGCCGGCTGCCGTACCTCAACATGCTGGCCAACGTGGCCACCCTGCTGGGTCTGCTGGGAACGATCTTCGGCCTGACCACCGCCTTCTCGGCGGTCGGCGCGGCCGATCCGGCGCAGCGCTCGGCCTTCCTGGCCGTGGGCATCTCGCAGGCACTCAACACGACCGCCT from Candidatus Krumholzibacteriia bacterium encodes:
- a CDS encoding tetratricopeptide repeat protein: MNRLASRTGAVRLARAAAMLLVCGPLMGAVGGCSMLGMGGGHKPAEKMSGDARRDMLAEAGARAAQYPEEPYWPCRMGEVYAAMDSTDAAVAALRTALARDADYAPAISLLSRIQYASGEHAEAIAMLDGYIAAHPGAPDELRAALALHLDAVDEVERAEAAIAACTGNSGDVYAARTYLSLRGNAPASALTIAKAALDADGSAVNYNNYGVALLHAGRPIEARDAFRRALDRNASLAGALYNMSLIEVFYFFDESAGRQWFDRYTQVALEDPDDLASVFKVDMTRLSRPGATR
- a CDS encoding tetratricopeptide repeat protein, with protein sequence MLTRARIACGIVAALTAVAPLVHAARPTPPVAPAVQAPLPHEPDASERDATSLGRAVDLWLKGDLYGASALLETIDIGPGSPFPFADRAAFLLADAYLRTGNAGGFARVASLAGDGNGTPYRRWIRYAELLRANANPGASGPVNDVPESFPGADVLAAALLLDADRANDALDLLDRNPAAGPLASVQLCLRALAREATGADATANWGEIARRKPSGPLEAELVGAAGIRFALARMDAGDTDAAASALERVPDNSRYALRAAHMRGVMAVEAGDTATAGRILSRLVDEHPEYEDIRDVKLAMGGVSMARHHWHAALRYFESAEDSWQDEQRSLARIALPDNVDDAWNAWGENQRWREEIRLSPEILLGVIDGLAGASLDLHGQVSLDPAKDLARTLWPAGLSAPATAAWDSSGALARHAPSAPEWATLRALQAQQQDARARLALQDHVIARRREEIARRISYLDIGAIKADSNAVQLSRAVIRLEAILAGLDASRRQLDAVRDSMLVQISRRTRDMLTGLERDLLFMRAVRHFHVDGPNLERPEKLPDGVPPAAELLAREDSLSHESSAFITEFARRYPDIINRSFDEYWRPRLMVDVEGLLGDLRIELAHARGIRAGIDSTVAAFATDPVLMAELARRDHMAASADSLDAVERGMRRVIAQTVAARGRVLLATERERIDYHIADAAYELTVATATDTVTNRNAELVRPLRNRSIAYLEAFLEHHPQSIARGEARFRLADMQLLAARDEFQIRMRDFLGDRPASEDLGNRALAPFMNYEPAIALYQAILDEDPEFPHTDAVLFNLGMILSDDGRPEADQYLARLVRDHPQAPDAQEAWLRMGSDRFDRKEYSDCVPYFEQAAAGSDPSFTAIALYKLGWAEFARDRFEQSTDSFRRLMDHYAAHGDIARSMDLRDEAREYLVHSLARAGGASAFQRYFDSLGPRDYESDILLSLGHLMRSVSLYEDAIACDELWLARYPRDPRALEIAERMVETYRRSSKPDLAREARLAQAQRFLPGSPWYQANTDPATRAAGEAFAQGALRANAAYHHRRARDNDDPASWRLALTNYEQYLQHWPNAGDATRIHFFAGEAATRLTAYPRSLQHLAAASKSDSTALALEATWQQVAVTDTWYRSTHTEAGHGTDSLATVLIASGRAFVQRFPTDPRCADIVWRQGNVAYAHAWYPDAAAIFETFGNTYPADSRAARGARLGGDAHYKRADFHAAGIAYRRAVDLATQSGEDSLVAAVKPTIPLCDYKHAESVAAADSVRGPFQAAPLFAGVATEFPAYPHADLALYRAGLGYASGLKYRDATVAWERLLATYPESEYARDSAIQIARTHEAAGDTPGAAAAYERFSRLYVKDPDAPAALIKAADMLADAGDAGGAERMRSIFIQRFPGDTQTVMEIRASRASQELARVRDGAASMSVLMAKPGANTSSSELREYLALAKEHPEMASPVILAQVDYYDAEESFASFSAMRLTQPLPASLEKKKQALESLLEKYNTCSGHGVAEYTRASAYRIGQALVGFGDALMQSERPGDLEGEDLLAYEDVIEEQAWVFYDRGENVWSDMLRQIGDTPDDPGQWIAHTRAALWPRLSQRFMYRPEPEYPVLVARPPAEPETD
- a CDS encoding MotA/TolQ/ExbB proton channel family protein translates to MNPISAFADFFKNGGPFMYVILGTAVAILAVAAERFWVIARAASVNSAKFTRDVVQRVAKGDMTGAADLCRRVKSPVGAVAHAIVSRNDSDEERLMNAADGAATIVLPPLSRRLPYLNMLANVATLLGLLGTIFGLTTAFSAVGAADPAQRSAFLAVGISQALNTTAFGLIVAVPTLLIHSFLVSKVEGIVENIDETSVRLIEAVGRKNVAA